From Passer domesticus isolate bPasDom1 chromosome 5, bPasDom1.hap1, whole genome shotgun sequence, the proteins below share one genomic window:
- the MTERF2 gene encoding transcription termination factor 2, mitochondrial, giving the protein MRRLSSGAGLTSMMLRGVAHGAKDTFTLLLTRSPSCNPGLKFSSAWPDVANRGFLIHSSYTTDTKSGGENKKTLENLYSLSVDITKIRRLKEWVLLQDVAYVKEIAGILQEMGADETTVASIIERCPEAVLHTPAEINSQRALWQLVCQNEKQLIKLIEQFPESFFTTEYQQNQKANILFFQELGLKNNIITRFLTSAPNIFYSPVEKNKNVIETLQRNYLNLGGSEANMKIWILKLLSQNPFILLNTSTAIQENLDFLQKNDFTDQEVLQLLSKLKGFIFQLNSTTMQKSMLFSKNIFKCSDQELKQLVLKCPALLYYSVPVLEERLEGLLKEGISIAQIRETPMVLELTTQIVQYRIKKLSALGYDIKSGNLESLNGTKKDFEVTYGKIQSKKERPIFNPVAPLHIED; this is encoded by the coding sequence GACTGACTTCCATGATGCTGAGAGGAGTTGCTCACGGTGCAAAAGACACATTCACTCTTCTGTTGACAAGATCTCCGAGCTGTAACCCAGGCCTGAAGTTTTCATCAGCGTGGCCTGATGTAGCAAACAGAGGCTTCCTGATACATTCCAGTTACACAACTGATACCAAgtcaggaggggaaaataaaaaaaccctcgAGAATCTCTACAGTTTGTCAGTTGACATCACGAAGATACGCAGACTGAAGGAATGGGTCCTTCTCCAGGACGTGGCCTATGTTAAAGAAATCGCTGGTATTTTACAGGAGATGGGAGCAGATGAGACCACTGTAGCCAGCATTATAGAACGCTGCCCCGAGGCAGTTCTCCACACCCCAGCAGAGATAAATTCTCAAAGAGCTTTATGGCAATTAGTGTGCCAGAATGAAAAACAGCTGATTAAATTAATAGAGCAATTTCCAGAGTCTTTTTTTACTACTGAGTATCAGCAGAACCAGAAGGCAAACATACTGTTTTTTCAAGAGCTGGGACTTAAGAATAATATAATCACCAGGTTCTTGACGAGTGCACCCAATATTTTCTATAGTCCtgttgagaaaaacaaaaatgtgaTAGAGACattacaaagaaattatttaaatttggGGGGTTCTGAAGCAAATATGAAGATCTGGATACTGAAGCTATTGAGCCAAAatccatttattttattaaatacttCCACTGCAATCCAGGAGAACTTGGACTTTCTCCAAAAGAATGATTTCACTGACCAGGAAGTTCTACAGCTGCTGTCCAAACTTAAAGGCTTCATTTTTCAACTTAATTCTACCACTATGCAGAAGAGTATGCTTTTCTCCAAAAACATCTTCAAGTGCAGTGATCAAGAACTAAAACAACTAGTGCTGAAATGCCCGGCCCTTCTCTACTATTCTGTTCCAGTTCTGGAAGAAAGACTTGAAGGACTGCTGAAGGAAGGAATTTCTATAGCACAGATAAGAGAGACACCAATGGTGCTGGAACTGACAACACAAATCGTTCAGTACCGAATTAAAAAGCTCTCTGCCTTGGGGTATGATATAAAGAGTGGAAATCTAGAAAGTTTGAATGGTACTAAAAAAGACTTTGAAGTCACTTATGGTAAGATACAATCAAAGAAGGAGAGACCAATTTTTAATCCTGTTGCTCCTCTACACATTGAAGATTAA